Proteins found in one Magnolia sinica isolate HGM2019 chromosome 5, MsV1, whole genome shotgun sequence genomic segment:
- the LOC131246081 gene encoding polygalacturonase-like isoform X1: MEKPMHFLLSFLFIVLPSAQGDYSILDFGAKPDGVTDSTKSFLSAWATACASAESTTIHVPPGSYLLGQTVFAGPCKNNGITIRIDGTLVAPANYVSLGSSGHWLFFNDVQGVSVYGGTLDGRGSGLWACKASSGNCPAGAESLTFNNAKDILISGLTSMNSKLYHIVIDGCANVIVQGVKIVAPGNSPNTDGIHVQQSTGVTITGTSIKTGDDCISVGPGTMNLWVENIACGPGHGISIGSLGKELNEAGVQNVTVKTVVFTGTENGLRIKSWGRPSNGFVKGVTFEHAVMQNVQNPIIIDQNYCPHQEDCPDQNSGVKISEVTYNDIHGSSATQVAVKFDCSTTHPCSGIGLQDVKLTYKNQPSQSSCMNADGNASGFVVPPSCL, encoded by the exons ATGGAAAAGCCCATGCATTtccttctctcatttctcttcatTGTCTTACCATCAGCACAAGGAGATTACAGCATTCTCGACTTTGGTGCCAAACCCGATGGTGTGACCGATTCCACCAAATCCTTCCTTAGTGCATGGGCCACGGCTTGCGCCTCAGCTGAGTCCACGACCATCCACGTGCCCCCTGGTTCGTATTTGCTGGGGCAGACTGTCTTTGCAGGCCCATGTAAGAACAATGGGATCACCATTCGGATTGATGGGACCCTCGTTGCACCTGCGAATTATGTGTCCCTGGGCTCATCAGGACATTGGCTGTTTTTCAATGATGTTCAGGGCGTTTCTGTCTATGGTGGGACCCTTGATGGGCGTGGGTCCGGTCTGTGGGCTTGCAAGGCATCCAGTGGGAATTGCCCAGCTGGTGCAGAG TCGCTGACCTTCAACAACGCAAAGGACATCTTAATCAGCGGCCTAACTTCGATGAACAGCAAACTCTACCACATCGTGATTGACGGTTGCGCGAATGTGATTGTCCAAGGGGTGAAGATCGTAGCCCCTGGCAACAGCCCCAACACAGATGGCATACACGTGCAACAATCAACGGGTGTCACCATCACTGGGACGAGCATAAAGACGGGAGATGACTGCATCTCAGTTGGCCCCGGCACCATGAACTTGTGGGTTGAGAACATTGCCTGCGGCCCTGGACATGGCATCAG CATTGGAAGCCTCGGGAAGGAGCTGAATGAGGCAGGGGTGCAGAACGTGACCGTTAAAACGGTTGTATTTACAGGGACTGAAAACGGGTTGAGGATAAAATCATGGGGAAGGCCCAGCAACGGTTTTGTGAAGGGAGTTACTTTCGAGCACGCTGTTATGCAAAATGTCCAAAATCCTATCATCATCGACCAAAATTACTGCCCTCACCAGGAAGATTGCCCTGATCAG AATTCTGGCGTAAAAATCAGCGAAGTGACCTACAACGACATCCACGGATCATCGGCAACCCAGGTCGCTGTGAAATTCGACTGTAGCACCACCCATCCATGCAGTGGAATCGGCCTACAAGACGTAAAGCTTACATACAAAAATCAACCCTCACAATCATCTTGTATGAATGCGGACGGAAATGCTAGCGGTTTTGTTGTGCCACCGAGTTGTTTgtag
- the LOC131246081 gene encoding polygalacturonase-like isoform X2, with the protein MEKPMHFLLSFLFIVLPSAQGDYSILDFGAKPDGVTDSTKSFLSAWATACASAESTTIHVPPGSYLLGQTVFAGPCKNNGITIRIDGTLVAPANYVSLGSSGHWLFFNDVQGVSVYGGTLDGRGSGLWACKASSGNCPAGAESLTFNNAKDILISGLTSMNSKLYHIVIDGCANVIVQGVKIVAPGNSPNTDGIHVQQSTGVTITGTSIKTGDDCISVGPGTMNLWVENIACGPGHGISIGSLGKELNEAGVQNVTVKTVVFTGTENGLRIKSWGRPSNGFVKGVTFEHAVMQNVQNPIIIDQNYCPHQEDCPDQNSGVKISEVTYNDIHGSSATQVAVKFDCSTTHPCSGISLQDVKLTYKNQPSQSSCMNADGNASGFVVPPSCL; encoded by the exons ATGGAAAAGCCCATGCATTtccttctctcatttctcttcatTGTCTTACCATCAGCACAAGGAGATTACAGCATTCTCGACTTTGGTGCCAAACCCGATGGTGTGACCGATTCCACCAAATCCTTCCTTAGTGCATGGGCCACGGCTTGCGCCTCAGCTGAGTCCACGACCATCCACGTGCCCCCTGGTTCGTATTTGCTGGGGCAGACTGTCTTTGCAGGCCCATGTAAGAACAATGGGATCACCATTCGGATTGATGGGACCCTCGTTGCACCTGCGAATTATGTGTCCCTGGGCTCATCAGGACATTGGCTGTTTTTCAATGATGTTCAGGGCGTTTCTGTCTATGGTGGGACCCTTGATGGGCGTGGGTCCGGTCTGTGGGCTTGCAAGGCATCCAGTGGGAATTGCCCAGCTGGTGCAGAG TCGCTGACCTTCAACAACGCAAAGGACATCTTAATCAGCGGCCTAACTTCGATGAACAGCAAACTCTACCACATCGTGATTGACGGTTGCGCGAATGTGATTGTCCAAGGGGTGAAGATCGTAGCCCCTGGCAACAGCCCCAACACAGATGGCATACACGTGCAACAATCAACGGGTGTCACCATCACTGGGACGAGCATAAAGACGGGAGATGACTGCATCTCAGTTGGCCCCGGCACCATGAACTTGTGGGTTGAGAACATTGCCTGCGGCCCTGGACATGGCATCAG CATTGGAAGCCTCGGGAAGGAGCTGAATGAGGCAGGGGTGCAGAACGTGACCGTTAAAACGGTTGTATTTACAGGGACTGAAAACGGGTTGAGGATAAAATCATGGGGAAGGCCCAGCAACGGTTTTGTGAAGGGAGTTACTTTCGAGCACGCTGTTATGCAAAATGTCCAAAATCCTATCATCATCGACCAAAATTACTGCCCTCACCAGGAAGATTGCCCTGATCAG aatTCTGGCGTAAAAATCAGCGAAGTGACCTACAACGACATACACGGATCATCGGCAACCCAGGTCGCTGTGAAATTCGACTGTAGCACCACCCATCCATGCAGTGGAATCAGCCTACAAGACGTAAAGCTTACATACAAAAATCAACCCTCACAATCATCTTGTATGAATGCGGACGGAAATGCTAGCGGTTTTGTTGTGCCACCAAGTTGTTTGtag